GCAGGCACTAAAAATCTGGGACTTAAGGGAAGGAAAAGCACCGAACAAGACAGATGCTGGCATTAAAGACACAAGGATCAGGGTGAATAGATAAGACTGCCAGCGGCAAGGTTTGCTGGATTGTTAAATGTCACTATAAGGTCATGCATCACTATTATCCTCTTAATAGGCATCAAAAGTTCCTGCTGGTATTAAGTTGCACCTCATAAATGCAACCCTTCATCTCCTCCTTGTGTGCGATTAATGATGATTCAATaagaaacatgaataaaatcagtaagaaatAAGTTGGTGTTGCCTCATCAGTGTACTTTATGAGAACCGTGCctaatattttgcacatttacttCACGGAATAAACTTTGCTGTCTAGTCCACTGTGAATTTCTCCACCCTGTGCTTGCTTTGCCTTGAGGAGCAAATGATGCATGGTTTGTAAGAGAGTCTTGCTGGCTGACGGCCACTCAGACACCTGAGTCACAGAGGAAGGCAGAGGTCTGGTGAGTGAAACTGGAGAGCTTCATTGCATTACAGCACTGCAGGAGAGATAATGCCCGACGATAAAGTGccttgaggggaaaaaagagaggcCTTAGAAAGATGGCAGTGATAAGGCAGCATCCAGGCTTGACTCTGCAATCTTAACTTAATATGATTTTTATCTGTAGGGACAGATCAGGATGGACACTTGTCGAGTTCATCACATCTTAATGAGTAACAAGTGTGTTCGTTTCAATGTGTAACACTTGTCTCCTTCACACACAACCACCAACAATCATACTGAGtgaaaaacacaaccaaactCTTTATTTTTGCAACCATACCCAGTAAAAACAAAGCCACTGTCTGATTAACTACTAAAGCAATCATCAGAACAATCTGAGGCTGCAGGGACTGAATCAATACTACGAGGTTGCTGCTTCCTGCCCTGCAGCATCTGCAAAGATAAGCTCTCATATCATCCACTCTCATAAGTTAGATATGCTTGTAtataggcacacacacacactcaaaaacacacatgcagagcaGTACTTGCTCCCATATGTTACAGGGGAAGTCGAGTAAATGAGGGAGGGATCAAACAACTAGCAGAGTCACACAGCAACACAGGCATTTTCTGTGATCACTCTTCAGGTGAGGAATTCTCCAAATCAAGGAAAAGGAGGCAAACAACTCTGACTCAATCCTGAGACAGAAAGACCTCCCCAGACCGTTACCTCCATGCTGCATGAAGGTGGAGTCATTcaggggaagagagagagggagggagggagggagagatgagGAGAGAGTGAGAGCAGCAGGGCAACAGAAGAGGACAGATGGATTATCTGACATGCGCCTGGATTGACCAACGTTCCTATTTAAGTCTTGAATCCTGCTTTTCCTCCTCagagtaaaatctgaaaatgcttTCCAGCACATGTGGATTCTAGCAGCTTTCGAACAGGTAGACGGATCGGtgcataattttttatttcactggaactaaagaTTTTTGCCAGATTTTTGGCAAACTTTGTGCTTGGATATCAAGAAACTGtatattttggggattttttttcttcttttttttctgaaattgaACAACTGCCTGGGAATACAAGGGCCAACACTGGAGCAGCCAAGACTAATCGTTAAAATTTCACCAACAATTTAGAAAGAATTAGAAAGCACTAGGAGAGTGGAAAAAGAGGTTAGTTACTGGAATGCACACATATCAcatggtgttttgtgtgttttcttttatgtaATCTTTGTTCATTCagactgttttattttccaaaacagACTTGGACTGCACACTTTCTGATAATCAGCCTAAAAGCCTTTCAACAGTGAAGAAAAGGACCTCGGTGGATATCAGCTTGAAGAGACTTGCAGAACAGATATTAAAATCCTTCAGAGGGAGATTTAAGAATTTCACTCACACACTGAATAATTTGGACTCTGCAGAGGGACCATCTCACCCAGTCTGGACTGTGGAGGGCTCCCCTCCCTGCCCTCCCAGTCTATCCTCGACCCCAGCAGCATGTCCCAGGCTCTGAGGCTGCCTCTAGTCCTCCTCACAGCACACTACCATGACCAGATGGGCTGCTGGAGGGAGTAAGGCTGCCTCTGCCTCGTCCTGCTCCAGGCCTGGGTTAGGGTCCTGTTTTGGCTCTGGGGTCAACTCCAGACTGCTCACCCCCCTGTCTCTCCCTGTACTGGTCACCCTGGTGGTTTTCTCCCTGTCCTTACCCGAGGCTTCCTGCCACCAGCTCCGCAGAGACAGACTGAGGCTCGCCAACCCGCGAACTCTCAGGGCGCCACAGAACATTTCAGAGACTGAACTGATCTCGGAACCCAGGGCCACCGGAGGCCCCGCGGGTCGGACCGGGGGAGCGCAGGGGAGGCATGTGCGCAGCTACAACCACCTACAAGGGGACATACGGAGGAGGAAGCTGTTCTCTTTCCAGAAGTTTTTCCTGAGGATTGATAAGAATGGAAATGTCAATGGAACCAAGAGCAAGGATGATCCTCTAAGTAAGTAACACACTGGGCAgattaatgcacaaaaacaggCAAGTCTGATCATATCTGAGGTCCCATTCTCTTTAGTGAATCCAAAATTTTAAAGTGACTCTAACCAAAGTTCATCTTGGGGAAAAATACCTTACCATTTCACATTACCAGTATAAAATCAAGGCTTTTAATCTCAACAGCCAAAACTTCGGTTCTGTTTTGGCATTACACAGAACAAAACGCACCTGCTGATTGCTCATTCGGGGATAATTCTGGCCCATAAACCCACctaaatgttttggttttcctCATTTAACAAATCAGGATTTCAAACATTAACTCTGCACCAGCACGCATATACATAAAGTGGATATACAACTTGgcagagacatcaatgaaaaccATATTTCTTCATTCTTTTCCACAGACCACCAGCCTGCTCACCAGCTGGCTGGTAATTTGGGAGAAGCATTCCCAATTTGAGtcagctttttgttttaaacCAGACATCCCACTGATATCTCTCCTGTCCAAACACTCGGCACAATGATGGTAGCTCTCAGATGGTTTAAAAAGGAGCAGGAGCAGATAACTTGGCCATTATCAGGCCGTCTTCACAGCCCTGGATAGACAGCAGTGATAACAGCCACAGGAGAACAGGGGACTAGTGGGCAgcgggaggggggaggaggataTGAATGTCAGTCTCATTGATGGCTTTTTTGACTCTTTCTCCCAGTCTGcttctctctcactcactctccCACTCAGATTGCCCTTCTGCCAGCCGGCATCAAGCAAATTACATACCCTCAGTCACAGATCAGACATTTGTTTAAAGCAGTTTGACGTGCTCACTCAGAGAAACGTGTCtttaaagtgattacatgttGTATGTTTCAGTATATCAGTCAGTAAAATAGCGTTCTCATTAGTCTCCCAGCGTTCCCCCTGAGCTACGTGTGTGTGCCTGTCAGCCAGCAGGCACTCACATGCTCCAGTGGGTGTGTGATCATATAGTAGCCAAAGACGACACATGTGCTTGCTTattactgacacacacatatatacacatctCCCTCATTGTCgcatgcttctttttttccctctttctctctggtCCTGATCCCCATAGTCAGAGTATATGGAACCTTTAATGTTCCTCTTGGGAGAGCTAAACCACACATTCAATCAAAGTGACTTAGGGGAAATGGCACGGGGAGGCAGAACGTCAGGGGAGATGTTTGTTTTGACAAGGTCATGACAGAAGCAGCTTTATTTCCTGACCATATTACACAGTGATGCCCTTACAGCTGTCTTTGTTAGTAGTTTCTTTTAGGTTGTAAAACCAAAATGGTGCAAGAAAGTCTGACTCAGTTTATCATAGTAGTGGCTGTGTGAAAACACCATAAAGTTTATGTATGTTTGAAGGATAATTTACCCTCCCTGCCATCTTTTATGCTGGCtcacaaaatcacattttaaagaagCGTGTTGCCTTTTGCAAAAAACTCGGTTTGAATTAGCATCGGGAAGGGAGGTGAAAGGGAGCTCGTCCAGAGGTACAAGTTCATGAATGACATGGCTGAACATCATTGTGGCCACATCAAAGCTGTGCATCTTCAGTATCAATGGTGGTGCCATCAAAAAGCTGTGTCCTAAGGGGGTCTGGGGACACTGTGTGTGGATTATGTGCCCTCATATCAGGTTCACAAGGTAAAGGATACTACACAACAGCAGCTTCAGTCTTTCCTCTGGCCCCTGGGGCTAGACATGATCCCAGGACTGACGTCCTTTGTAGACCCTTGATGCTCCCTTGAAGTGACAAAAtatcaagtttttttcttttacgaTGACTGGACGACGGCCAGTCTTTCCTACAACCAGAAATTACAATGCAAAGACAGGctctgtttaaaattttgatAGGCAAATGTGTATATTCATCATACTTTGTCTAGGAGCTGTATGGGGTGTGCAGGCTTAGGTTTTGGGTACTGCCTGTGGCCCTGCAAGGACCCGGCTCACTGTCTGTTAAAGAGCCAGTATCCAGCCTCCCACAGATTTATGGGGATGCCAGTGCAAAACTGTCCCACATGGCTTTCCAACCCGCTGTGAGCCTGTGCTGAGGTTACAGAGAAAAGGGAGGCAGATTATGTTAAAGTCAGCTAAGTAGCTATCTGCATACCGAAGTACGCAATTAAAATATCTATGATTCACAGCTGAGTTCTCTTAAATTTATAGACAGCTCACAGCTCTGAGTGACGACTGAAATATTGCTGACCCAGTCACATGGGCAACGGCTTGGCGGTAAAAGAGTAAAGAGGCTAATTATCCATGTCTGTGATGGTGAGAGAGTGTGAGTCTTTCAagactctgtgtgtgtagaAACACAccagttgtgtttctgtgctgcaggGGCCAGGTCAAGACTTTTGCAGTTCAATCAGTGTATATGgctgtacgtgtgtgtgtgtgtgtgtgtgtgtgtgtgtgtgtgtgtgggtgtgtgtgtgtgtgtgtaagtgtgcatCTTAGTACACATTCATCTCCTTTAATCAAAGCAGTGGTCTTTTGCATGGTAAAAAACAGATGGTGCTCTTATGGAGGTCTGAGGAGGGAGATGTATAGCTTTTCTCAGAGGAGGGGAAAAGGCTGGATCTCCCTTCTATGTAAATACACTCAGTGTGGTCCTTATCAAGTGTTATTACCAAATATCCTGATTTACGCCCCACTCCACACCATTTTTCTGCATGGGAGTGGCAACAATTGAAATTTAAATTCCGACTTATCTATCCAGATGTGATTTTGTGCAGAccagaacatttatttaaaaatgtgcctaAGCAAGAGTGAGAAAGAATAACATTGTAAGCTGCAAAGCACATGCTTTTTGGCATCCCACTGTGGAAAAACCGCCTTTAATTCTCACTGGCATCATGCGCCTCCATTCCACAACCAACGCACCATTTACTGTTAGGATAAAGCAACCAGCGTGCTGAAGAAAAACTGCTGTCTCTCCACTTCAACAGCTGCACCTGGCTGGCACACATTAGGCCACATTTTGCATATGGAATCTTTATAATGCGCCCcatacaaagaaaatgtttatgGCATAATGTTGTAATATGGAGAGAGTCAAATGAGgagtgtattttgtgttatGTGAATCAAGCTGAGCATTTAGCAGAGAACAGTGAATGGAGGTTTGCAAGTTCTGTGCAAGTGCCTATTCACCTGCTGCAAcattaactgtgtgtgtgtgtgcgtgtgtgtgtgtgtgtgtgtcagtgagagagagagtgcatTAGTGCGTgtccatgtgcatgtgtgtatatacaaCCTGTCTCGCCCCTGCCTCCGGTGGCTGACTTTGATCAGTGATCATTACAGCCTTTCTAATCCTCACTCCACCCCCAGTCTCACTGTCATggctcctctgtcctcctctgttctccttccTTTCATCCCTCCCATGTTTACAGAGCAGCCAGAGACTGCCATAGATTGTCTTACATCCTCACTCCATACCCGACATCCGATCCCATACAGAAACCATCTCCTCTCAGATCTTCAATGACCGTTGTGTCACAGTCCCAACCACCGCCTTGCAGCCTCAGACCTCACTGCCCCGAGGTGCCACTGTTTGAACTAGAAACTGATACAGTCAGGACCTCACGGATGAGGAGAGAAGCTGCTGTATATTTAAGAGAGGGATTGTTCTTTGGGGGCACACCTGCGTCCCCCGCTGTCCactcatgtacagggctggcaACCCCAGAGGCCCCCCAGCTACTGGAGTGGGTCTGACAGTAGATCAGGGTGCCACACAAACAGTCATCAGacagaggaggagctgctgatcTGATCAAAGGATGTCGTCGACTCTGGAGTTCACGCCCCCACGctgaagtgtgtgtctgtgtgtgtgtgcattcacaTATGTGTGCTTATTGGGATACAATAACGACAGCTCACAGGAAGAAGGGAAAGGAAGTCAGGGAGGGCGGCACGAAATCAAACATGCCATGGGAACCAGTGGGgttcacttgcacacacaccGGCATAAGACGAGACAAGTGGGTTCTGTGGTCAAAGGACACATTAGGAAGTTATATCTCTCCGACCTCTGATACTGAGACCACACAAATAACCACAGCTGTCTGCAGCAAAAACATGCCCTTGTTAACTGAGGTATAAATTAACCCTTCTAATAGGCTATGAGAAACCTGAATTATTTGTATAGCGACTTGGAAACCCTAAATACCAAACAGAACGTAAACAACCTCAAAATCTCTGTGGAATCCACCTATTAATTTTAAACTAAAAGACCTGCGCAGCTGGAATCTGTTACACAGGTGTAGGCTGTAAAGAAACTTTATAATATCACAGAAATGATAAATGTGCTCAGGAATAATTGCAGCCTTACTCAGAATTCCCACACATTCCCACATGCAAATGCAATGTTTCTCACCATTACATTAATGTCTGTAAAAGTCTGTGGGGTTCTCCCAGTCTCACAGGTTCTTCTGTTCTCTTATTTACAGCAACTAAGAGGCAAGAAAGCCTACATTTAATGATGACTGCGGGGATTTTATGCTTTTTCTGAATGGCAACACATACTGATGTAACCTTCTTTTTGCTTGAATCCTAGGTATTCTGGAAATCACATCAGTGGACGTGGGAGTGGTGGCCATCAAAGGCCTGAACAGCAACTACTATCTGGCTATCAGCAGGAAGGGAGAGCTGTACGGAGCGGTTAGTATCCGAGTCAGGGGTCAATCTGGATGCtccagagagacagacagtgtTAGATTCTTCAGTCCTTATCAAAGGAAGCCTTATCTTCACTTCTCTAGCTGCCGAGTTAAGTCTGAATCACAACCAGGCCAGTGCACACATGGGAACCTCTAGGAGAGCTATGCAATTTTCAAAGTGTACTCTAGTTCCTCCACAAGCACACAAAGCAGAGCATGCAGTGTAGATTGAGGAGTAGTAAATGGTACCATGCACGACCACAATGGATTTGCACAAGAAAATGATCTGTGTTTTGCCTTAACCTCACACGCTGGGgttaaaacactgaaacctgatacatgttgtttttgcagAGAGAGTTTGGCGTCGACTGCACCCTGAAGGAGCGGATTGAAGAGAATGGCTACAACACATACGCATCCGCCGAATGGAGGAACAAGAAGCGGCAGATGTTTGTGGGTCTAAACGTCCACGGAAAGCCGATGAGGGGAAAGAAGACCCGCAGGAAGAACATGGCAACACATTTCCTCCCAATCATGGTGTGAACTGGAGAACTCACTGGACAGAGAGGTTTTCAATGCTGAgaagctgtaaaacaaaagaCTTTAACTGAGAAATCTCTCGTTTGGAAAAAGGGAACCAACACTGTCACACAAACAAGTGGTCTCTGCTCCTGACTTTAATTGAgatcatgcatttttatttgttggGAGCAGGTAATATCTGTGTTTTCAGGGGTGCAGAATGCAAtgtttatccttttttttttctgtgccaaACAGTCTGCAGCTGGAGTATGTGTGTAATGTGGGCAACACAGAAGATACTGTCCTAGCTAATGAACTGTAGTGGATGCAGAAGTATCTTAAGATGTTATTTATAATCCATATTCTCCAGTGAGACGCATTAAAGAGGAGGGTCAGTCAGTTTATCATGACAGCATTAAATAATAGAgaatacaacacattttaaacaactgtTTGATACTTAACCACTGTGTTTTGactgaattttaatgatttatttattttgtgaaatatttaactGGAGGGGAACACAAGCAAAGCTTTGCGTTATTTACTTTTTATAGGAATGCTATtatgtgaaaataaattttctccTCTACAACGTGGTGGTAGTTCTTCCTTCATGCACCAAAGACTGAGATAACTGCAGGAAAAAGAGTACATTTTAGCATAAGTGCAGAGAAACTCTGGTGAATGTTCAGGTCATGCTAAGTCTATCCTTATCTGGCTCTCTGAGGGAGGAAAGGGACAAAAGGCAACCATTAATGCCTAGCCAGATATTCCATGTGGCAACCATTGCACTAATGATTAGTTCCCAAACAAACGGGAAACATACAAGACCGACCACAATAAAATGGGAGGGAGGCAGCTTCCCTGGTATGGCCTGTAGATGCTGACATCATTTCCTAAGATCTCCCCATTACTGTGGAATTGCTGCAACGTTCCCCCAATTGCTGGAGGTAGATATCTGCTGAAGCACCTGCttaaaatactgtcaaaaaaaaatctaattatgaaAGAGGTTTGTCATGTAGGTTTGCATCAGCACTGCCTACGGGTTCATGGAGGGCCTTGGAAGAGGATCTAAATGTGTGtgagggaggaaagagaggTATGACCTGTGCCTGACCACCCACTTCCCTCAGTAATCATCTGCAAACACACTAATCAATGACAGCTGCCTTGATGCCAGATCAAAAGGCTGTGGGGAGAACATTAACACCACAGGCTTCCGGGCCTCATGTTCTCTTATCCTGCCTTTTAGAACATCTATCTGGAGACAGGCATGAAAAATTGGGAGAATGGCAGAAGACAGTTGGATGAGAGGAGGCATGCAACAGGCAGTGGCCATTGTCTTCGCTCCCAAATTCATCCAAGTTGGTCCTGTGACTCCAGATTTGAAGGagtgaaaataacaaaagcaatcTGAACTTTAGTAATCCAGAGTGCGAGAAAAGAACTTCCTTAAAGCTATAATATATTGTCCTTAATGATCACCGCGACGAATGATTAATACCGAGGAATGCTGCAGTACATTCCACCATGACAGTCAGGGCCGATAGCGACATATGGAGTGTTATTTCATGATCATCTCTGCACCATACGTAGCACCGTCATTACATTTTCTCTGCTCCCGTAACTAACTGCTAAATATGGTGTGACTGGTGCACCTCTGAGGCCAGATGCACAGTAGTGTCCCGAGGATAAATCTGTAGGCGCGTCACCTAAGAACAAAGACCTGGAAGCTCAACAAGTTCTGAATGAATTTATATCTAAATATTTAGATGTCCTTGTAAAGTGTTTAAAGGAAGTCTATATTTAATTGACTACTATTTCCTATTATGAACTAAACACTGAATACACACTCAGAAGGCTAATTTGGTTCCTGGTATGAAACTACAGCACATACAGTAGCTCTGTATTTTCCTCCTTGATTAGCTTTTAATTGGTCTCTATGTGTAGATAATGATACAGACAATAAATTAACAGGGATATAAGCTACATAAAATGTACTGCTGAcaccacacacgcacacacacacacacatgcacagacacacaccattcCAAGCCAATTGTCATCTTCTGCATTCCCGATACTTGTGAATGTTTGAACTCCCTCCAAGACACTGGCAAGGGGGGAAAAACAGCAATAACACAAAATAGGTGCAGTAATCTTTCATCAAAGCGGGTCTCTGCATTTCTGGCACGGGAATTCTCTGTGGCATAATGTGATCCAGCTTTGGGAAACAAGTGGAAAATGACTGGAGGCTAAAACAACTAATGAATACTTACACTGAGATGTCTGGTGCAACACATGTTTCATAGTGGGCAGCTACTGGGTGAGCTCGGGGAGAGAGGCATTTCCGAGGGGGTTTCACGGGTCCACGGCGTTTTCTGGTGTGGATAAATACGGGTCTGACATCCAATCCTTGGTACttaggaaaatattttacatctaTATGAGGTCAATCATTACACGTTCATGTAATGCAGACAGCCACCGCTTAAACCCACAAACAGAGCAGTAGCTTACGCTGCAGACAGAGGTCATGTCCTCAGTATTTATTCAGGGAATTTAGTAGCTTTAACAACCTAAGCCTGAGTTTACATAGAATGACATGTTAAGACGTCTTTCTTTAAACGTGATTGTGACTAAGGGCAAAAACTCACCTGATTAAACAAACAGGCTGTACAGTATTTATAAGTATGTAAGTGATTTACTAATTCTAGGAAACAGTATTTAGACCTCCCCAcaggaggaagaaaaataaactaatcGATATTATGTGAGTTTGATTTACAAATTTGTCACGGGGGTGTGGTTTTCTATGGAGAATTCCCCTATTAATTTAGATTTTCAGGAAATCCTAAGAAAAGTGGAATGAATACAAAAGGAAACAACACTTAAAAAGACTCACACggtgttgaaaaataaaatatgtaaaataaaataaaatgcaaaaacttaTAAAACACAAACCCTACCACCAGTGGGGGAGTGTATATGTgagggagggaaagagaaaCACACTGTAAAGTGATCCAATGGTTAAAAAGCACTATACAAGCACAGATCATCTGCTATTTTCCATTTCTCTGACCAcctaatattttattgtaattagTGATTTGTCGAAAATAAGAACCACTGATGCACCATGGGCATGTACATAGTTAGTTTACGTACACATAAAAAGAACCTTGTCCAAACAAATATCTCTGCATTTTTGTTCGTTTATTTATCCAGTgcaagcaagaaaacaaaagaaccaAGAATCCTGACTTCAGTTGCTTCATTTGCTGAGGTAAAAACCTATAGGGGCCTATAGGTGCAATTATACCATgaaacatatatatttaaaaatgtatgaatagATAAACCAAACAATGAACTAATTAGAATAAATGAAACACTGagaaattaaactaaataaataaccaagaaataaatatattctaGTCAAACAGTGAAACAAATTCTAATCCTGAAACATCAAACTAATAAATAGCGCCTACATCATGAATGAAGGGCTTCTACAGATAATGGAATATGGAGGCTTATTTCTATATTGTGAGATATATATGTAATtgcttcattatttatttaagtgaataaaatgaaaaatgttaccACCAGTGATGATACCatgctgtttatattttttgtgcTGCTGCGCTTCCACTCCGCGCCACTAGAGGGAGACCGTTTATTTTTGATATCAAACATTGTCGCAGATAATCAGTAGCAGTAAGTTTGTTGTGAGAGGAAGTAACCTAAAAAGTTGTGTTGCGTTAAATACTATGATACCAGCCGAACGGGAAAAGGCCAGTATGAAAGAGAGATAGGGCGTGCTGTACTGCGAGAAAACACAAGCGGTTAGCGCGAAACGAAACAGAAAGCGGCTGAAACGTTGAGCAGCGTTTCTCCATCATTTTCAGATGCTGTTTTGAGAGTCGAGGCTGACAGCGAGCAGTCATGAACGACAATTTCGACCGAGCTCCCGGAGCGGGGAGGACCCGTAATCTTCCAGCTGACCCTGGGTTCGTTGGTGGCACCGGGGATGCTGACTCCAAAACGACGCTTTTCAACCAAAGGGAGCCGCTGAGGCAGCCGCGGACATCCCCGCCTTTCGCCGAGAACAACGTTAGCTCGACCACCGACATGGTGGCTGGAGGTAGGAGGTTGCCGAGCTGCTAACGTCAACAGTCAGTTAGCTACTTTCAAATTCGGTTCTGTGTCCGTGTTGCCGGCTgacatggtgaaaaaaaaatgtcacagctgGGTTCATCTGTATTTAAAGTTAAAACTTCCTCCCTCTGACATTTCTTCTGTGAAGCGGGGGTTTAACCCGGGCTAAATCTGGACCTGtcattagctagctagctagctgctaaATACAAGATAGCCTTAGCATTTTGGCGTTGCGACATGCACTTGTTGGATTGTGATTTCATGTGAGCTAATGCTGCATCTAAATAAAGCTCCCCACTCAGATGTCACATAGTTGGCTACCTGTGAGCCACGGGTAAGGCTGTATCTCCCAGATGAAATTTGTGTCTGCAGAGCTAACATTCGCTACAGCTAATCTGGCTTTACGTTGAACCTGCAGCACAGGGCAAAGAGGAAGAAACCGTTTCCCTTTAAAATCTGATCAAATTGGTCACGTTAAGGAGTAGGGCAGAAAAGTACAGACAAGATTAATAACAGCTTGAATTTGTTATTCCTTGGGCAACACTGCACTTAAAATGAGTCCAGTGTTTGCATGATTAGAAGGTCTGTTGTGATCTTATAACTGAAGACTGTATACTTATGTCATAGTCAACCACGTGATTCAGTAAcctgttttgacctgttgtaaaggtctctcaaaagtaaattaGTACATCGGTATGAGCCGAAATTGGTATTTGCACCTTGAAAAGCTTTCGCTCCAGGACTACAGTTCACAGCCAGCGCAATCAACTACTAATTTCTGAGATGACAGCCAACCAGTCACAGGGATTTCCCCATTAAGTTGCACCGTCTCCTAGCTGCCCTTTCAGTATGACCTTAACCTGACTGAATCCCAAgtagtttctgggcattttaaATCCTGgatctatggaaacaacacaatcatGGCTGGAATTAGAGATAACTCAGTAATATCTGTGCAATAGGACACAGTTATAAAGCTGTAAATTataaaaaagttgaatttcttcagttatttatttttacaaaatttgaaGAAACCTAGAATCCTTATGTACTGCATTTTTTCAAatgcccacagatgttaccaaacCTGACAAACAATGTGCTTCCACATACTATAGATgctttactacttacatttttacaacctctgcATACCAGGTGCTTTTCACACTACTCTGCACGTTAACACTAGAAAGACATTTGACCATGTGGAATGTATCCTCCAATAACTTGCTGACAAGTTGCTCCCTTTCTGCACCTTTTGAGCCTTGCCACATTTTGATCAAGtatgtttgattttcttctcagtttctcttgttgtttcctctcctgtgaacgcagcctgcagtt
Above is a genomic segment from Amphiprion ocellaris isolate individual 3 ecotype Okinawa chromosome 6, ASM2253959v1, whole genome shotgun sequence containing:
- the fgf10b gene encoding fibroblast growth factor 10b, which encodes MTRWAAGGSKAASASSCSRPGLGSCFGSGVNSRLLTPLSLPVLVTLVVFSLSLPEASCHQLRRDRLRLANPRTLRAPQNISETELISEPRATGGPAGRTGGAQGRHVRSYNHLQGDIRRRKLFSFQKFFLRIDKNGNVNGTKSKDDPLSILEITSVDVGVVAIKGLNSNYYLAISRKGELYGAREFGVDCTLKERIEENGYNTYASAEWRNKKRQMFVGLNVHGKPMRGKKTRRKNMATHFLPIMV